In Caproiciproducens sp. NJN-50, the following are encoded in one genomic region:
- the dapB gene encoding 4-hydroxy-tetrahydrodipicolinate reductase: MMKVCISGLGRAGSQIARYLLAGDQAKPVSAICSPGSVKAGRDLGEVVGCRSAGIQVYPSDRIESCVFNTRPDLVLDFSTPSAALANAEAFFSLNVRVVMGTTGFSKAEEAELYALADRYGAGLIYAPNITRGVSTLMFLTELASRILNGYDVEIIEMHHNRKADIPSGTAAKLADRLRETSPPGEKLEVPIASVRAGGIVGCHKVMLVGKNDMVEISHQSFSRDAFAEGALYAAEFIQDKTGIYEMKDAMNLDGILADYLNRSAENPPRRFALV, encoded by the coding sequence ATGATGAAGGTATGTATCTCCGGGCTGGGGCGGGCCGGCAGCCAAATCGCCAGATATCTGCTTGCCGGAGATCAGGCAAAGCCCGTCTCCGCGATCTGCAGTCCCGGAAGCGTCAAAGCCGGGCGGGACCTCGGAGAAGTCGTCGGCTGCCGCAGCGCCGGCATTCAGGTTTACCCCTCCGACCGGATCGAATCCTGCGTTTTTAATACCCGGCCGGATCTTGTTCTTGATTTCTCCACGCCGTCCGCCGCGCTGGCGAACGCGGAAGCATTCTTTTCCCTGAACGTCCGCGTCGTGATGGGGACCACGGGATTTTCCAAGGCGGAGGAAGCGGAGCTTTATGCGCTCGCGGACCGGTACGGCGCCGGACTGATCTACGCACCGAACATCACGCGCGGCGTCAGCACGCTGATGTTCCTGACCGAGCTTGCATCGCGGATCCTGAACGGCTACGACGTCGAAATCATTGAGATGCACCACAACCGCAAGGCGGATATCCCATCGGGGACCGCCGCAAAGCTTGCGGACCGCCTTCGCGAAACCTCGCCCCCCGGCGAAAAACTCGAAGTCCCCATCGCTTCCGTGCGTGCCGGCGGGATCGTCGGCTGCCACAAAGTCATGCTGGTCGGCAAGAACGACATGGTCGAGATTTCGCACCAGAGTTTTTCGCGGGATGCGTTCGCGGAGGGAGCGCTGTATGCGGCGGAATTCATTCAGGACAAAACCGGGATTTACGAAATGAAAGACGCCATGAACCTCGACGGAATCCTGGCGGATTACCTGAACAGAAGCGCCGAAAATCCGCCCCGGCGTTTCGCGCTGGTATAG